A region of Silurus meridionalis isolate SWU-2019-XX chromosome 13, ASM1480568v1, whole genome shotgun sequence DNA encodes the following proteins:
- the zgc:153031 gene encoding zgc:153031 isoform X2 has translation MEFQYFLNTITAVFKPGKKNLIIWGKHSWFTCPESVFPLANSLNVVLSKKLMSVPKHAHYLCEEFASAVKLASRLPLSDHIETIWILGGTRVYKEALEHPWCDLIYLTDIMADFDCDVFFPSFDQNIYKKQNNYPGVPNEIQEENGIKFRFQVFRKES, from the exons ATGGAGTTTCAGTACTTTTTGAATACCATCACAGCTGTGTTTAAACCTG GAAAAAAGAACCTGATCATATGGGGTAAACACAGCTGGTTCACCTGCCCAGAGAGTGTTTTCCCCCTGGCCAACAGCCTCAATGTGGTTCTAAGCAAAAAGTTAAT GTCTGTCCCAAAGCATGCACACTACCTGTGTGAGGAGTTTGCCAGTGCAGTTAAATTGGCTTCTCGTCTTCCTCTTAGTGATCATATAGAGACCATCTGGATCTTAGGAGGGACTCGAGTGTACAAG GAAGCTCTGGAGCACCCTTGGTGTGACCTCATCTACCTCACTGACATCATGGCTGACTTTGactgtgatgtttttttcccaagTTTTGACCAAAATATttataagaaacaaaacaa TTACCCTGGTGTGCCAAATGAGATTCAAGAAGAAAATGGCATCAAATTTCGATTCCAAGTCTTCAGGAAGGAAAGCTGA
- the zgc:153031 gene encoding zgc:153031 isoform X1, with protein sequence MKPNDEIQKPIRLIAAACRNMGIGNDGRLPWNLPMEFQYFLNTITAVFKPGKKNLIIWGKHSWFTCPESVFPLANSLNVVLSKKLMSVPKHAHYLCEEFASAVKLASRLPLSDHIETIWILGGTRVYKEALEHPWCDLIYLTDIMADFDCDVFFPSFDQNIYKKQNNYPGVPNEIQEENGIKFRFQVFRKES encoded by the exons ATGAAGCCGAATGATGAGATTCAGAAGCCAATTCGGTTAATAGCGGCAGCGTGCAGAAACATGGGCATAGGCAATGATGGTCGCCTTCCGTGGAATCTACC GATGGAGTTTCAGTACTTTTTGAATACCATCACAGCTGTGTTTAAACCTG GAAAAAAGAACCTGATCATATGGGGTAAACACAGCTGGTTCACCTGCCCAGAGAGTGTTTTCCCCCTGGCCAACAGCCTCAATGTGGTTCTAAGCAAAAAGTTAAT GTCTGTCCCAAAGCATGCACACTACCTGTGTGAGGAGTTTGCCAGTGCAGTTAAATTGGCTTCTCGTCTTCCTCTTAGTGATCATATAGAGACCATCTGGATCTTAGGAGGGACTCGAGTGTACAAG GAAGCTCTGGAGCACCCTTGGTGTGACCTCATCTACCTCACTGACATCATGGCTGACTTTGactgtgatgtttttttcccaagTTTTGACCAAAATATttataagaaacaaaacaa TTACCCTGGTGTGCCAAATGAGATTCAAGAAGAAAATGGCATCAAATTTCGATTCCAAGTCTTCAGGAAGGAAAGCTGA
- the cry1b gene encoding cryptochrome-1b: protein MGVNAVHWFRKGLRLHDNPSLRECIVGADTLRCVYILDPWFAGSSNVGINRWRFLLQCLVDLDASLRKLNSRLYVIRGQPTDVFPRLFKEWKITHLSYEYDSEPFGKERDAAIKKLASKAGVMVNVRISHTLYDLEKIIELNGGQSPLTYKRFQALISRMDGVEMPTETITAETLGKCIMPIADDHDEKFGVPSLEELGFETDSLPTAVWPGGETEALTRLERHLERKAWVANFERPRMNANSLLASPTGLSPYLRFGCLSCRLFYYKLTDLYRKVKKNSVPPLSLYGQLLWREFFYTAATNSPCFDKMEGNSICVQIPWDRNPEALAKWAEGRTGFPWIDAIMAQLRQEGWIHHLARHAVACFLTRGDLWISWEEGVKVFEELLLDADWSVNAGSWMWLSCSSFFQQFFHCYCPVGFGRRTDPNGDYIRQYLPVLKGFPAKYIYDPWNAPESVQKLAKCIIGTHYPKPMVNHAEASRINIERMKQIYQQLSCYRGLGLLASVPSNASGNCDGAGACLNSADSTQDSNAAGPDGLKSWRQDIKQRQSDRGAATLKRHGEDTGSSTGCKIQKL from the exons ATGGGGGTGAACGCGGTGCACTGGTTTAGGAAGGGTTTGAGGCTGCATGATAACCCCTCACTCCGGGAATGTATAGTAGGAGCGGACACTTTACGGTGTGTTTACATACTTGACCCCTGGTTTGCAGGTTCTTCCAACGTGGGAATCAAtagatggag GTTTTTACTGCAGTGTCTGGTGGACCTGGATGCCAGCCTTCGCAAACTCAACTCTCGCCTGTATGTTATCAGAGGTCAGCCCACTGATGTTTTCCCCCGGCTTTTCAAG GAGTGGAAGATCACTCATCTGTCATACGAGTATGACTCCGAACCATTTGGGAAGGAGCGGGATGCAGCCATCAAGAAGCTGGCCAGCAAGGCAGGGGTGATGGTCAACGTtagaatctcacacacactctacgaTCTagaaaa GATCATTGAGCTGAATGGTGGACAGTCACCTCTCACTTATAAACGCTTTCAGGCTTTGATCAGTAGAATGGATGGTGTAGAAATGCCAACAGAGACCATTACTGCTGAGACATTAGGCAAGTGTATTATGCCTATTGCTGATGACCATGATGAAAAGTTTGGTGTACCGTCTCTGGAGGAGCTCG GCTTTGAGACCGACAGTCTACCAACTGCTGTTTGGCCAGGAGGAGAGACCGAGGCTCTGACTCGTCTGGAGAGGCACTTAGAGAGAAAG GCATGGGTGGCTAACTTTGAGCGTCCCAGGATGAATGCAAATTCATTACTGGCCAGTCCAACAGGTCTGAGCCCTTATCTTCGCTTCGGTTGCCTCTCCTGTagactcttctactataaaCTCACAGACTTGTACAGAAAG GTAAAGAAAAATAGTGTCCCCCCACTGTCTCTCTACGGCCAGTTGCTATGGAGAGAGTTCTTCTACACAGCTGCTACAAACAGCCCATGCTTCGACAAGATGGAAGGCAACTCAATCTGTGTGCAAATCCCATGGGACCGTAACCCAGAGGCATTAGCAAAGTGGGCAGAGGGCAGGACAGGTTTTCCCTGGATTGATGCCATTAtggctcagctgagacaagaggGATGGATACATCATCTGGCACGGCATGCAGTTGCATGCTTCCTCACCAGAGGAGACTTGTGGATCAGTTGGGAAGAAGGTGTCAAG GTGTTTGAAGAGTTGTTGCTGGATGCAGATTGGAGTGTAAATGCAGGCAGCTGGATGTGGCTTTCCTGCAGCTCCTTTTTTCAGCAATTTTTCCACTGCTACTGCCCAGTGGGTTTCGGTCGCCGCACCGATCCCAATGGAGACTATATACG TCAGTATTTGCCAGTATTAAAGGGTTTTCCTGCCAAATACATCTACGACCCTTGGAATGCGCCAGAAAGTGTACAGAAGCTTGCGAAGTGCATCATTGGGACACACTACCCAAAGCCTATGGTCAACCACGCAGAGGCCAGCAGAATAAACATTGAGCGCATGAAACAGATCTACCAACAGCTGTCGTGCTACAGAGGCCTTG GGCTTTTGGCCTCTGTGCCATCTAATGCCAGTGGTAACTGCGACGGTGCAGGAGCATGTCTGAACTCTGCAGACAGCACGCAGGACAGCAATGCTGCAG GACCAGATGGATTAAAATCCTGGAGACAAGATATAAAGCAAAGACAGAGTG acagagGAGCAGCCACTCTAAAGAGACATGGTGAAGATACAGGATCAAGCACTGGATGCAAGATTCAGAAACTATGA